The nucleotide sequence TTTTTAGCATAATAGCCTCTTAGTTTGTCAGATATGAAATGGAATATAAAAGCATTGGTACAGCAAAAAAGAGCCGGCGTCCGACTGAAATCGAACGCTGGCTTTGTCATTCATTTTGCTTTAAATCTATAGTGAATTCAAGATTAATGTCTACTCATTTTTTCCAAGATGCGAGCAGTGGTTTATCGAGGCAAAATGATGTCTCCCAACAATTGAAGCAAGATGGAAAGAACCCCTTGAGAAATGACAGCTGTCTGCGTTTCCCCTCGAACTTCACGCTCTTCGTCAAGAATAACTGGTGTGACATCTATTTCTGACCCTACTGTCAAAGAGGACAACAGACGTAAAATTAAATTATTGTCGTCAAACGTATAATTGATATACCCTCTTTCAATATCTTCTGGTGTAAGGATATAAGGTTCTGTCGTTTCAGTGATGTCCGGCAACAGCAGTCGGTCACGGAAAAGTTCAATCTGAACTTGATCACCCGCTTTAAATCGGTCAACACCGAGCGTTGGGATATCGATTTTTAACGCTTGATCCCCGCCTAAAATATAAGCCAATTCTTCGCCAATTCCACTTAACGAGTCGATTACCGGCTCTGACAAGAACGACGGTAATGGCAACACGCCGACTACGCCATTTACAACATTGATGGAATCACGCGTCACAAGCGCTTCCAAGTCAAGTGTTTCTCCTCCCGACAATTCATTCAACAAGTCGGAGGTGATGCCCACATCGACAAATCCGCGGCTAATATCTTCTTCGGTCAATTCAACATTCAAAAGCTCGAACAGTGGAGTGCCCAACCGGATAACATCTCCCGCTACCAAGCCGCTCGTTGGCAATAAACTCAATCGGATGAGATTTGGATTGTTCAGAAGCTGATCCAAATTGATTTCTCCATTGATGATATTTCCATCATTATCGAGAAGCGACAAGTCAATCACCGATCCAATATCACTTGGCACAGTGGTGATGAACACCCCTTCCGGATTTGTTTCTACTGTCCAGGAATTCCCGTTCCAAGTCAACGTTGTCGATACCGGCTTCCCTCCAACTGGAAGAACGAATTCTACTGTATCTCCTGCTTCAGCACTGCTTGGAGCGGAAACCGTCAAGACACGCCCATCGTTCGAAACATCTACTGTTGCATCAGCAACTGTCCCGCCTACTGCATCAATCGGTCCATCAAGCGCTACAGCTTCGGTAAACGTCAAGGTAATTTGACTTGCAGATACGCCGTCGCTGATGGTGTATGGAATCCCAACATATACCAACCCTTCATAGGCAGCAGTCAATTCGTTAAAGGCGGTTTCAATTTCTTGTGGCGAAGCATTGTTGTCCGCCAGCACTGCATTTGCCTCATTCAAGGCAGTTTCAAACACTAACCAAGTTTCATCCGTAAAGTACTCTTCGATCAAGTCATTTGTTAATCGCTCTACCAGTTCTTCCAATTCGGCTCTGCCATCTTCAGCCGCTGCTTCCGTCACGGTTACACTTGTAGATTCACTTTCAACTCCAGCTTCATCAGTAGCCGTGACCTCAATGACAGTATTGGCTGCTTGTGGCGAAATGACAATCGTAAAGTTTCCATCGTCCGTAGCGACTACTGAACCAATTTCTTCATTGCCTACTGTTGCGGTTACAGTAGATCCAGGATCCGCGGTTCCTGTTAGCGCCGTATCGTCACTATCGACCGGGTTCACAGTCGGTGCTGCTGGAGCCCCTGGCGCTTCCGGTGCATCTATGACTACGATCGTTGTCGGGTCACTTTCAGCGCCCGTCTCATCCGTCAAGATCACTTCGATTTCTGTACCCGTTTCCTGGGCCGGGATCTCCACTTCGAATGTGCCGTCTTCGTTAACGGCACCCGTATATTCCTCGTTGCCAATCGTCACGGTTACGTCGCTTCCGGCTTCGCCTTCGCCAGTTACTATCGTGTCGTCATTATCGACCGGGTCGACTGTTGGGGCCGCTGGCGCGTCGGGTGTTCCCGGTGCATCCGGTGCATCTATAACTACGATCGTTGTCGGATCACTTTCCGTACCGGTTTCGTCCGTCAGGACCACTTCGATTTCCGTGCCTGTTTCCTGAGCCGGGATCTCCACTTCGAATGTGCCGTCTTCGTCGACAACACCCGTATATTCCTCGTTGCCAATCGTCACGGTTACGTCGTTTCCGGCTTCGCCTTCGCCAGTTACTATCGTGTCGTCATTATCGACCGGGTCGACTGTTGGGGCCGCTGGCGCGTCGGGTGTTCCCGGTGCATCCGGTGCATCGATGACTACAATCGTTGTCGGATCACTTTCCGTACCGGTTTCGTCCGTCAGGACCACTTCGATTTCCGTGCCTGTTTCCTGAGCCGGGATCTCCACTTCGAATGTGCCGTCTTCGTCGACAACACCCGTATATTCTTCGTCGCCGATTGTCACAATCACGTCGCTTCCGGCTTCGCCTTCGCCCGTTACTGTCGTGTCGTCATTGTCGACCGGGTCGACTGTTGGGGCCGCTGGCGTGTCGGGTGTTCCCGGTGAATCCGATGCGTCGATAACCACAACTGTTGTCGGATCACTTTCCGTACCGGTTTCGTCCGTCAGGACCACTTCGATTTCCGTGCCTGTTTCCTGAACTGGGATCTCCACTTCGAACGTACCGTCTTCGTCGACAACACCGCTGTATTCCTCGTCGCCGATCGTCACAATCACGTCGCTTCCAGCTTCGCCTTCGCCCGTTACTGTCGTGTCGTCATTGTCGACTGTATCGACTGTTGGGGCCGCTGGCGCGTCGGGTGTTCCCGGTGAATCCGATGCGTCGATGACCACAACTGTCGTCGAATCACTTTCCGTACCGGTTTCGTCCGTCAGGACCACTTCAATTTCCGTCCCCGTTTCTTGGACCGGGATTTCCACTTCGAACTTACCGTCTTCGTCAACGACACCGGTATATTCCTTATCGCCGATTGTCACGATCACATCGCTGTCCGGTTCACCTTCACCCGACACCGTCGTATCGTCATTGTCGACCGGGTTCACCGTTGGAGCTGATGGCACTGCTGGATCTTCTGGATTGCCTGGATTGCCTGGATCACCTGGGTTCCCTGGATTCCCTGGATTCCCTGGATTGCCCGGATCACCTGGATTTCCTGGTTCGCCTGGAGTATCTC is from Planococcus liqunii and encodes:
- a CDS encoding Ig-like domain-containing protein, with the translated sequence MSTKKTNSYRQFVALAASTSLAAAAMVPAETVQAQSPFTDVGDRYEKAVNYLVENEITDGVTPTKFGTLDSIVRVDAAVLLAKALKAQTNPNDKSTFTDVPQRAQPHLAYLQQEGIIFGKTGTSFDSFSNITRGEAALILAEAFELKGKPENVKFTDVSDRYKNAVAALLDNGITVGKTETSFGTEDPITRGEYAIFLYKVLSAVGDTPGEPGNPGDPGNPGNPGNPGNPGDPGNPGNPEDPAVPSAPTVNPVDNDDTTVSGEGEPDSDVIVTIGDKEYTGVVDEDGKFEVEIPVQETGTEIEVVLTDETGTESDSTTVVVIDASDSPGTPDAPAAPTVDTVDNDDTTVTGEGEAGSDVIVTIGDEEYSGVVDEDGTFEVEIPVQETGTEIEVVLTDETGTESDPTTVVVIDASDSPGTPDTPAAPTVDPVDNDDTTVTGEGEAGSDVIVTIGDEEYTGVVDEDGTFEVEIPAQETGTEIEVVLTDETGTESDPTTIVVIDAPDAPGTPDAPAAPTVDPVDNDDTIVTGEGEAGNDVTVTIGNEEYTGVVDEDGTFEVEIPAQETGTEIEVVLTDETGTESDPTTIVVIDAPDAPGTPDAPAAPTVDPVDNDDTIVTGEGEAGSDVTVTIGNEEYTGAVNEDGTFEVEIPAQETGTEIEVILTDETGAESDPTTIVVIDAPEAPGAPAAPTVNPVDSDDTALTGTADPGSTVTATVGNEEIGSVVATDDGNFTIVISPQAANTVIEVTATDEAGVESESTSVTVTEAAAEDGRAELEELVERLTNDLIEEYFTDETWLVFETALNEANAVLADNNASPQEIETAFNELTAAYEGLVYVGIPYTISDGVSASQITLTFTEAVALDGPIDAVGGTVADATVDVSNDGRVLTVSAPSSAEAGDTVEFVLPVGGKPVSTTLTWNGNSWTVETNPEGVFITTVPSDIGSVIDLSLLDNDGNIINGEINLDQLLNNPNLIRLSLLPTSGLVAGDVIRLGTPLFELLNVELTEEDISRGFVDVGITSDLLNELSGGETLDLEALVTRDSINVVNGVVGVLPLPSFLSEPVIDSLSGIGEELAYILGGDQALKIDIPTLGVDRFKAGDQVQIELFRDRLLLPDITETTEPYILTPEDIERGYINYTFDDNNLILRLLSSLTVGSEIDVTPVILDEEREVRGETQTAVISQGVLSILLQLLGDIILPR